Proteins from a single region of Punica granatum isolate Tunisia-2019 chromosome 8, ASM765513v2, whole genome shotgun sequence:
- the LOC116188470 gene encoding 17.4 kDa class I heat shock protein-like: protein MAMIPSFFGGRKSNVFDPFSLDLWDPFEGFGPLTSTPTLTRDDATAIAATRIDWRETPEAHIFKADLPGLRKEEVKVEVEDGRVLQISGERRREREEKGDTWHRMERSTGQFTRRFRLPENAKMDQVKASMENGVLTVTVPKVEEKRSEVKKINISD from the coding sequence ATGGCGATGATTCCTAGTTTCTTTGGTGGGAGGAAGAGCAACGTCTTCGACCCCTTCTCCCTCGATCTGTGGGACCCCTTTGAGGGCTTCGGCCCTTTAACGTCGACTCCGACCCTCACCCGGGATGACGCCACTGCGATCGCGGCCACCCGGATCGACTGGCGGGAGACCCCTGAGGCTCACATCTTTAAGGCGGACCTTCCAGGGCTGAGGAAGGAGGAGGTGAAGGTCGAGGTGGAGGACGGCAGGGTGCTGCAGATAAGCGGGGAAAGACGGAGAGAGCGGGAGGAGAAGGGCGACACATGGCACCGAATGGAGAGGAGCACGGGCCAGTTCACGAGGCGGTTCAGACTGCCGGAGAATGCGAAGATGGACCAGGTGAAGGCTAGCATGGAGAACGGGGTCCTCACTGTCACCGTCCCGAAGGTCGAGGAGAAGAGGTCTGAGGTCAAGAAAATCAACATCTCTGACTAA